CAGCGTCCTTTATCTCCAATCGTTTGTAAAGGACGTGGGCCTGGGAGCGCCTTTCGATCGCCTGTTCCCGGTCGTGGAGCTCAACTTCGAAACGCATGCCAACAATCCCGAGCGCGGCAGGACGACGGCTTTCGTCAACCCCGGACTTCTCTGGGCGGGAAAGTACATTCAGCTCGGCGTGCAGGCCGAGGTGCCGATGAACAACCGCTCCGGCAAAGACGTCGGCGTCAAGGGACTGATCCATTTTTTCCTCGACGACATCGCGCCGAATATTTTCACCTGGACGCCGTGGGGAGTCATTGGACCGTCGCGAAAATGAAACGACATCGGGTCACTCTGGTCATTCTGATTCTTGTCGCCGCCGTGGTTCCCTCGGAGGTCCGCGGCCACGCCTTTCCCGTGCGTTCCGAGCCCAGGGTGGGCTGGACAATTCCAGCATCTCCGGCGACCGTGCGAATCTGGTTCGATTCAGAGATCGAGCCCGAATTCAGCTCGCTCTCGGTTTACAACTCGGCTAATCGGCGAGTGGACCGAACCAACGCAAGAGTCGATCCCTCGGATGGAACACTGCTGCAAGTCGATCTACCGCCGCTACCACCCGGAGCTTACCGGGTTTACTGGAAAGTGCTGGCGAAGGATACGCATGTGACTGAAGGTGATTATTCTTTTATCGTCGGCGAAAAGGCGCCCTGAGACCACATACAAAAACGGATCTTTACCTGGGAGATAAGATGAAATCTACGCGAATCGGAATAGTTTTGGGAAAGAATTCGAGCGGCGAACAAATCGGCCAAGGGAATCTTCGGAAGCCGTCGGAAGACACCCGTGCCATAGATCTCAGCCCGCTCGAGCCCGGAAGCTACACGATCGAGTGGCAGGTTCTCTCGTGGACACGCACGTGACGGATAGCGTCCTCCGGTTCACGATAGCTGCCGGAGGACAGTAAATGGTCGCGCTGGAAGCGGTTGTTTCCGGAACCGCCTATGTCATTCTGGCGCTTTTCGTCGGCGCGCTCGCGGCTAGAAGCTTCGTGTTGCCGGCGGGCGATGATCCACTGCGACGGACACTGCTCACGGTCGCAGTTTTTTTGCTGTCCGCCTTTCTTCTCCTCGCCGTTTTATCGCTTGCGGTTCAAGGCGCGAAGCTAGGCGGCGGGAATCCGCCGACGCTCGACATTCTCGCCCGTTATCTTTTCCGCACCCAGAGCGGCAAGATCTGGCTGCTGCGCGAGATTTACGGCGTCTTTCTCATGTTCCTGCTGTTTTGGCTTCACAAAACAAGTACGCAGCGTGCCGCTCTCTGGACGTTTTTCATCTCGCTGCCGCTGGTCGCGAGCCGGAGCCTCATGAGCCATGCGGCCGCCGTAAAAGAAGATACTCTCCTCGCGGTCTCTGCCGACGCGGCTCATCTCATCGTGACCGCGCTGTGGGCAGGAGGGTTGCCGGTTCTGCTGTGGGCATTGTGGCGAGGAACAAAACAGTTCCACCTGCCTCTTAGCTGGGCGGCTCAAGCCGTGAGTCGTTTTTCTCGGCTGGCCCTCATTAGCGTGGCCATCCTCGTCCTGACCGGCGCATATCAAAGCTGGATTCACGTCCAGAGTTGGAACGCTCTCTTCGGCAGCCCTTACGGCAAGGTCCTGCTGTTAAAACTTTCGCTCTTCGTATTGATGGCGGGTCTTGGCGCGGTTAATTTTTTCCTAACCCGACCGGCCCTGGCCAACGCAGCGAAGGAAGACCCGCTGCTGCGAAGAAAGGCGTTGCGGAGAATAGGCTCCGAAAGTGCCTTGGGTTTTTTTATTCTTTCCCTAACGGGATTGCTTACGGTTCTTCCGCCGGGCGCTCACTCGCGGCATCAGGCATCCGCTTCGGCTGCAAAAAACGTTGAACCCGCCGACGGCGCCGAGGTGAAGATCCTGTCTCCGAAAGAGGGAGAGACTTTTGCAGGCGACCAAGTGCCGATCTCTTTCAAGCTTGTCAGAGGAAAGCACGGCCATCATGTCCACGCCTACGTGGACGGAGAGCTTGTGGGCATGTTCGAAAGCCAGCGCGGAACCTTGACGGGTATTCCTCCGGGACGTCATACTCTGGAAGTTCGGGTCGTGGCCGACGATCACCAGACGGAGTTGAACGCTAGAGATCAGGTCCAATTTGTGGTGAAATAACCGAGACCGCTGAAAAAGGCCATCTGCCATAGCCAAGCTGGATGCATCTCTCCGATCCGATGCGATACGGCGGTTTTACGCTCGACGGGGGAAGTACGCTTGCTTCTTCTCGCCCCACGCATCGGATCTTCGAGATACACCCAGCCTGGCGTTAGACGGTTGCGCTCCGATCGTCCTCGCTCGACGTACTGAAAAGAGTACCCCTGCGCCTAGCCTGTCCTGAGCGAAGTCGAAGGGTCGATCTGTCGCGCGTCTGTAGCTGGGGCCGGTCTGAAAGAGAATTCTGAAATACAAACACGAGGAGATATGAATTGAGCAAAGCTTCAAAAAAGACAACGTACGGGGCCAGAGAGGCCGCCCGGCCGATCCCGCCGAGAACCTCACCCAACTGGCTACTCTTGGGCCTGTCGTTGCTCGGGATGGGACTTACGGGTTATCTGACCTTCTCCGCCTGGCAGGGTCAGGCCGTCGCGTTTTGCGCGGCCGGGAGCGCCTGCGACGTGGCCCTGGGCAGTCAATGGTCGAAGCTTTTCGGCCTGCCGACTTCTCTCTGGGGATTTTTTGCCTACGCCTCCCTTGCGGGAATCGCGTTCGTTAAACGCGCCGACCTCCATTGGAAGCTCGCTTGGATGGTTTCACTGTTCGGCGTTTTTTACAGCGTCTATTTGACGGGCGTTTCGCTGATCGAGCTAAAGTCGGCCTGTCCTTATTGTCTCTCCTCGTTGGTCTTGATGAGCGCCATCCTGGGAATAACGGTCTACCAAAAACCGGCGGGCCTTGCCAAATTTTCCTGGACTCCCTGGCTTCTCAAGACGGTTGCCGTCGGGCTTCTCGTTGTGGTTTTGGTCCATCTTCACTACGCCGGAATCTGGGGCACCACGGCGCAATCCGGCGACCCCGGGCTCCGCGCTCTCGCCGATCACCTGGCCAAGACAGACGCGAAATTTTACGGCGCCTCCTGGTGCCCGCATTGCCAGGAGCAAAAAAAGATGTTCGGCGCTGCCGCCGACCGATTGCCCTACGTCGAATGCAGCCCGCGAGGACCTCGCACTCCTCCGGCGGCTATCTGTAAAAATATGAACATCCAAGGCTACCCCACCTGGATCATCAACGGCCGCCGCTTCCAGGGACTTTTGACGCCGGAAGAATTAGCCAAACACAGCGGTTTTCAGGCAGCGCTTCGTTGAGAGGCTTTGGCAGGAAGGGCGAGCCTACTGGGCAGCGCCCGATTCCACCCGGTTTTTTCCGCTTCTCTTGGCCTTGTAGAGCGCCAGATCGGCGTCTTTGATGACTGCGTGGCCCTCTTCGTACGAACGCTGGGAAGTCGAGGCCGCCCCAACGCTCACCGTCGCCGCGAACGGTTTGGCGGTCGGCGGCTCGAATTTCAACGCGCCGATCTCCTGGCGAACTTTCTCTCCCGCCTGCAGCGCGCCGTCGAGCGGGACCTCCGGCAGCAACACGATAAACTCCTCCCCGCCGTAGCGCGCGGAGATGTCGCTCTTGCGCATTCTTTCACCGAGCACCCGCGCCACCGATTTGATCACGACGTCGCCTTGGTCGTGTCCGTACTGGTCGTTGATTTTCTTAAAATCATCGATATCGATCATCAAGATGGACAGCGGGCGCCCGTATCTCTGCGTCCGGGCAAACTCGTGAGTGAACCGCTCCTCGAACGTTCTTCGATTATAGAGCCCGGTCAAAGGATCGTGCGCGGCCTGTTGTTCCATCTGCCGGCGCTGGAGCGTCAGCCTCTCGCCGACGCTGATCCGCGCCATCAACTCGGGCAGATAAAACGGCTTGGTGATGTAGTCGTTCGCGCCCAGCTCGAGTCCCTTGACGCGGTCTTCTCCCGTTATCAGGGCGGTGAGAAAGATGACGTAGATATTTTTTAGTCGAGGGTCTTCGCGGATCCTGCGGCATACTTCCATGCCGCTGAGTTTCGGCATCATGATGTCGAGCAGCGCCAGATCCACCGTTTCCTTCGCCAGCAGGTCCAACGCCTCCTCGCCGTCGGTCGCACAGAGAAGCCGATACCGGCTTTTCCCGAGAATCATCTGAATAATTTCCATCTGATCGGCGTTGTCCTCCGCCACCAGAATCGTCAACTGATCATCCGCGATTTTCGCCGCGCTTTCCGTCTTTTCCTCCGACGGCTCTCCGGCCTTGGCTGGAGCCGGCGCTTCCCCCGTCCCCGGCCGGCCCGTGTCACGGAAGAAATCGACCGCCATGATTTCCGGGGCGACGTACTGGCTCTCGCCGAACTTCACGAACGCGT
The sequence above is drawn from the Candidatus Binatia bacterium genome and encodes:
- a CDS encoding diguanylate cyclase; translation: MLYILRPFPLKWDSESLLRLQAFATQLTQVEPYFEGHLQRACFYALNIGKYIGLSESELRKLYLGTFFHDAGKISIPKEILQKPGPLTDQEFNVMKTHPTLGVDVCLKLGPLEDIVPLVAAHHEKLDGTGYPNGLKEKDIPYLARIIAIIEIYDALRSERCYKQPFSLAKSVEILRQEAAAGHLDRDLVDAFVKFGESQYVAPEIMAVDFFRDTGRPGTGEAPAPAKAGEPSEEKTESAAKIADDQLTILVAEDNADQMEIIQMILGKSRYRLLCATDGEEALDLLAKETVDLALLDIMMPKLSGMEVCRRIREDPRLKNIYVIFLTALITGEDRVKGLELGANDYITKPFYLPELMARISVGERLTLQRRQMEQQAAHDPLTGLYNRRTFEERFTHEFARTQRYGRPLSILMIDIDDFKKINDQYGHDQGDVVIKSVARVLGERMRKSDISARYGGEEFIVLLPEVPLDGALQAGEKVRQEIGALKFEPPTAKPFAATVSVGAASTSQRSYEEGHAVIKDADLALYKAKRSGKNRVESGAAQ
- a CDS encoding vitamin K epoxide reductase family protein yields the protein MSKASKKTTYGAREAARPIPPRTSPNWLLLGLSLLGMGLTGYLTFSAWQGQAVAFCAAGSACDVALGSQWSKLFGLPTSLWGFFAYASLAGIAFVKRADLHWKLAWMVSLFGVFYSVYLTGVSLIELKSACPYCLSSLVLMSAILGITVYQKPAGLAKFSWTPWLLKTVAVGLLVVVLVHLHYAGIWGTTAQSGDPGLRALADHLAKTDAKFYGASWCPHCQEQKKMFGAAADRLPYVECSPRGPRTPPAAICKNMNIQGYPTWIINGRRFQGLLTPEELAKHSGFQAALR
- a CDS encoding CopD family protein, encoding MVALEAVVSGTAYVILALFVGALAARSFVLPAGDDPLRRTLLTVAVFLLSAFLLLAVLSLAVQGAKLGGGNPPTLDILARYLFRTQSGKIWLLREIYGVFLMFLLFWLHKTSTQRAALWTFFISLPLVASRSLMSHAAAVKEDTLLAVSADAAHLIVTALWAGGLPVLLWALWRGTKQFHLPLSWAAQAVSRFSRLALISVAILVLTGAYQSWIHVQSWNALFGSPYGKVLLLKLSLFVLMAGLGAVNFFLTRPALANAAKEDPLLRRKALRRIGSESALGFFILSLTGLLTVLPPGAHSRHQASASAAKNVEPADGAEVKILSPKEGETFAGDQVPISFKLVRGKHGHHVHAYVDGELVGMFESQRGTLTGIPPGRHTLEVRVVADDHQTELNARDQVQFVVK
- a CDS encoding copper resistance protein CopC; protein product: MKRHRVTLVILILVAAVVPSEVRGHAFPVRSEPRVGWTIPASPATVRIWFDSEIEPEFSSLSVYNSANRRVDRTNARVDPSDGTLLQVDLPPLPPGAYRVYWKVLAKDTHVTEGDYSFIVGEKAP